The following is a genomic window from Antechinus flavipes isolate AdamAnt ecotype Samford, QLD, Australia chromosome 3, AdamAnt_v2, whole genome shotgun sequence.
aatagtatttataacGCAGTGAGTTAGCACAATTAGGTTAGGCATCATTTTCATACAGCTAAAAAATTGGTAAACTAAGACAACTTGGCATAAGAGCACCCAATTAACAAATTTCTGATGCATAAATTTTCCTAACATTCTTTTAATATCAAATAgtcataaaaaatataattgtctCACTTGAAATTAGAATTGAATCAATTATACCTAGATCTAAATTCATCTAATGGTTTCATCAGAAGGGGATTTCCTAATGGGGAGGCACCCTTAAGACTACCTTATGATTTAAATTGAGGACATATTTCAATCAAATGAAAACTGGGTTTTATAACAATTGGCGTTTCCATTTAACATCTcaagaatttttgtcaaatattcaaGTTTGGAAACTCATTGATGTCACTTACTTTACTCTAAAATAAgaagactttttaaactttttctattcagaACCTCTTTTTGTCTGAGAACTTTTCATGTGACTCttagaaataaagataataaaataggtatagaaatcaaatatctattgataataaatcataattttggaaTCCTAACATATTTTTACTAGAGCCCTTATAtagtcatgaaccacagtttaagaaactgtgCTCCAGCCAAGATGGAGGACaggacacacacatctttctGATCACTCCTCTACCCTCAAACTATTTTTTACAAAACTCAGCCTTTGAATTAGTGCTTGAATGTGAGAACCCACGAATATTAGGAGCATAACACATTACCAATAGAAGATAATctcgaaatttgccagaaaaggtctgtttttgcttgcatGCAGGGACAGAATGGAGCTAGACCAGGTGGAGACTCAGGCAGATAGGCTGTGAGAGCATGGAGAATACCTTATACTGAGCAgaccggggagggggggggagagggagtggTCTCCACCAGTGGAAAATCTGTggggagaactctaccacagtgtcagctactctgccctggcagcaagccagtagatcagcagagaagctataagcACAGAGGGTAAAGATTATACCCCCCAAATGCTAGAGTCTCTCAGGATCTAGCTATACCCAACAAGCACCAGGAGGCAGTCAGCAGGATCTCAACATGCAACCAATAATCCCAGTAAAGCCACCGCTGCTTTACTGTGACTTactgttgtctgtagaggcagcttggaaataTCTCACTACTCCATAAGCAGACTTGCagtggtttgtttttgtttttatttttgagtaaAAAGACAAAGCTGACTCTAATTACaaatagcttctatactgaaaagagaacagatttcaaaccctaaggagactaaaaacagtttgtttCTACATGAAAACCCAAAATATCTGGTCCCCACCACATGAGGCTCtcattgaataatttttttaaggatcttaaaagagaggtagaacaaaaatggggaaaggaaagggaagctttgcaagagggtctgaataaggcatataactcattaaaagatagagtggaaaaaaaaaaaaacaactccctgaaaaacagaatttgtgaattggaaaaagaaaataacttcttaaaaagtaaaattggcaaaataggaagaaaattccatagaacaaaacaactcatttaaaaactcaattgggcaaatacaaaaagaaattttaaaaacaaatgaagaaaataattcattaaaaatcagaattgaaaaaatggaaatgaatgactaaaggggacaccaagaatcagtcaagcaaaaccaaaaaaagaaaaagaaagaaagaaagaaagaaaatgttaaatacttacttgggaaaacaacagacctggaaaaaaagatctaggagagataatctaaagattattggactccctgaaaatcatgatgaaaaaaaagagagagagactaggcactatttttcaggaaagcatcaaagagaactgcccagatgtcatagaatcagaagagaaaatagacattgaaagaattcattgatcgcCTATTGAAAGcaatcccaaaattaaaactccaagaaatattgtggctaaattccagaactatcagaccaaggaaaaagtactgcaagcagccaaaaaaaaaaaaaaaacaatttaaattctgATGAGCCAAAATAAGGATTACTCctgatctagcagcatccacattaaaggatcaaagtgcctggaatctgatattccaaaaggcaaaggaaattggtatgcagccaagaataatgTGCCCAGCCAAACTGaatattttcttccaggaaagaagatggacattcaatgaaataggtgaattctatttatttcagatgaaaaaaccagagctaaacaaaaaagtttgacctccaaatatgactcaagagaagtataaaaaggtaaaaagaactcttgagaactgtatttctgatgcaaattaagacaactctgagataccactacacacctgtcagattggctagaatgacagggaaagataatgcggaatgttggaggggatgtgggaaaacagggacactgatacattgttggtggaattgcgaacacatccaaccattctggagagcaatttggaactatgctcaaaaagttatcaaactgtgcataccctttgatccagcagtgtttctactgggcttataccccaatgagatactaaagaagggaaaggggcctgtatgtgccaaaatgtttgtgacagccctgtttgtagtggctagaggctgcaaaatgaatggatgcccatcaattggataatggttgagtaatttttttttatcagaaacttttctttttattacttttcatcaaaaatataaaaatataaacagcaaTATATCTATTGCAAAATGGGAATgtacttttttaaataactttttattgatataaaatttttacagcattatcccttgcattcacttctgttccgatttttcccctccctccctccatcccctcccctagatggcaagcagccctttacatgttgaataggttacagtatatcctagatacaatatatgtgtgcagaactgaacagttttcttgttgcacagggagaattgaattcagaaggtatgaataacccgggaagaaaaacaaaaatgcaagcagtttatattcatttcccagtgttctttctttgggtgtagctgcttctgtaatggttgagtaaattgtggtatatgaatgttatggaatattattgttctgtaagaaatgaccagcaggatgaatacagagaggactggcgagacttacatgaactgaagttaagtgaaatgagcagaaccaggagatcattatatacttcaacaatgatactgtatgagaatgtattctgatggcagtggatctctttgataaagagagctaattcagtttcagttgatcaaggatggacagaagcggctacacccaaagaaagaacactgggaaatgaatataaactgcttgcatttctgtttttcttcccgggttatttatgccttctgaatccaattctccctgtgcaacaagagaactgttcagttctgcacacatatattgtatctaggatatactgtaacctatttaacatgtaaaggactgcttaccatctgagggaggggatggagggagagaggggaaaaatcggaacagaagtgagtgcaagggataatgctgtaaaaaaattaccctggcatgggttttatcaataaaaagttattaaaaaaaaaaaaagaaatggctctGCATGGCCATTTGGTTCAAGGAATCCATGCCCATGATGAGGCCATCTCCAAGATCCAAGAAGTAGCTGTCCCTTCGCTGGTGCATCTACAATGGGATACTCATTACTTCCTATTGCAGTGATCCTTTCATTTGTCTCTCAGTTAAGTGTCTTCTTCCTCCCTAATCCATTCTTTCCACATTTGTCAATTAACCTTCCACAAGGAACTTGAGGATTGTAAATGTCTAAAAAAGTGTAACAGAAAAACTGATTTGCTTCTTAATTTAAACAACATAAACTTTTTTATAAACAGTTCTACATGCAAAGCACattgattgacttttttttcctagcGTCTAGTGATGTCAACAACTTATCTGGAAATTTAATTCCCTTTCCCTAATCCTATCTTTCTTTCACAAATGGTATACATTGAGGGCAAGGGctaatttgtttttgtcttctacTACCTTCCATGAtgcctgtaaaatgaggtgactAAAATGTTAACTGAATTGAATTCTACTGAACTGAGTAATGAAGACTCCAATGAAGGCTACAGGATTGGGAAGGCAAGTGCTTTTTTATCCATTCCACTTATTGCTCCAGTTGGTCAAGTACTAGCCGATATCTCTATATCTTGTTTAAGTTATCCCAATGTCAGGGACTCCTGTGAGGACTGCTATTACCATCTGGGACTGAGAGGGGAAGCTCTATTTTGCCACAAACAAGATCTCTTTGAAATCCTCACGTTCTTTCTTGGAAGGGGAGAGATATTTGTCTAGAAATGGGGAACAAGGAGACTTTACTGATTGAGAGTACCTtgtgaaaaaaagaagcaaggatTCAAGTTTTGTGGAAAGGCCATGgcagggggtggagccaagatggaggagagcaGACAGCATTCTCTGTAACCTCCTCTAactttctctcaaaccaacagcagatgaagcctctaaactgattttgaagtcaaagaatcccCAAATATTTGTAAgcacaacacatttctagaagaagataccttggaagaattttacaacaggtctgtttcaatcgggCTGGGGGACAGTCTGCCAAAGCTAGACCACAGTATAGGGAGACCAGGGCAAGGAGCTGGAGTGGAGAGTCAAAGTGTTGTAGCTTCCACGTACTTGGAAATCTTCTGGGAGCCTCTTTAGGTATTCCTTTGCATTGAATATACCTTAagcctcaaaaataaataaatccttgttTGTGTTTTGGCTTCCAAAATGGTGATTTCACAGTGAGTCTTAGCCATGGGCATCCTTTTCTTGGATCACGGAGATGGCCCTCATCTTGAGAATGGGTTCTTTACACTAAATGACCATGGAGGAGCATTTCtcctctcaaattctgtgattctccaTAAGTGGACTGAAGGAAGAGATGCAGAGGATTCTCCAAGAGACTTGGAACTGATTGGGTGTGGCATGGTAAAGGAGAGAAGGTACTTGGGGATTCTTGTGTTTACACTGGGTCCCTACACACATCAGATTATAAAATTCATTGATCTGAACCTCCTTGTTTTGAGGGGCTTCTTTCTAAGAGACAGGGGAACACATCAGGATGGTGCGATCCATCCATACAAAGGAGCCAACTCAAGCTGTGAACTCCGGAGTTCTCGGGACTGTTGCAGCTGGGAAGAGTTCACAGGTAGAACTGCAGAATTCTGGGGCAGGGGAATTCACACCTTGTCTAGGAGGCTCTAGAGGGGTGGGGCTGCCTAAAGCTGTGAACTCCGAAATTCTCAGGACAATTGCAGCTGGGAGGAGTTCACAGGTAGAAGTTCAGAATTCTGGGGCAGGGGAATTCACACCTTGTCTGAGAGGCTCTAGAGGGGTGGGGCTGCTTCCTATAAAAGGTGAGCCTTTTTCTGCTCAGAAACATTGCTTGGAATAGAAGTGAAGCCTCTTCATCTCAGCTGCTGCAGAAGAAAAGCAAGTGGAGAGAGGAGaatggctgctgctgctgcagaaATGCTGCAGCAATTGCAGAGCCAGATCACCTGTAGCATCTGTTGGAATTACTTCTGTGAACCAGTTACCATCCGGTGTGGGCACAGCTTTTGCCGAGCATGTCTCCCAAGTTCGACAGCTACAGCTTTCTCCTGCCCTGAATGCAGGCAAGTGTCTCAGGTCAGAGAATTGCCGGTATGTATCAATGGGAGCCTAGTAGAGCTGACTGAATTGGGCAAACGGCTCAGCTCCCAGCTGGTGCAGAGTGCTGGAGGACAGAGGCGCTGTGCCACTCACCACCAAGCCTTGGAGTTCTTCTGTGAAGACGAGCAGACGCTGCTCTGTCAGAGCTGTTGCCAAACCCCAGAGCACGGGGCTCACAGGCTCTCTCCTGTACAAGAAGCTGCATCCAATTTCAGGAAGAAGCTGCAGCACATTCAAAGCTGCTTAGAGAAGCACTTTGAAGAAGCAGAGAAACTTCTTGCTAATCACAGGCCTCTTGTGAACTGGGGCGAAATGATTACAGAAGAATACTTCAAACCCTACAACCGCTACTTATTCAAGGAATGCCCTTTTGAGAGGATTGAGCAGGAAGAAAGCAGGGAGCGCGACAGACTCTCTCAGCAAAGGAGAAGCCTTCAGGACCTCATGCTGGATCTCCAGGAAGCAGAGTGCCAGCCCAATCTGGATCTGCTGCGGGATGTCAAGCAGTTGCTGCAAAGGAGCGAGTCCGTGTTGTCCCAAAGGGCCAAGGCGCTCATCCCAGAGCTGAGAGTGTGTCCCGTCTCTGGCATGATAGAGATGCTCAACCGCTTCAGAGTGGACATCAGGATGGAGCCCACATCAGCCAGTCCT
Proteins encoded in this region:
- the LOC127557377 gene encoding E3 ubiquitin-protein ligase TRIM11-like translates to MAAAAAEMLQQLQSQITCSICWNYFCEPVTIRCGHSFCRACLPSSTATAFSCPECRQVSQVRELPVCINGSLVELTELGKRLSSQLVQSAGGQRRCATHHQALEFFCEDEQTLLCQSCCQTPEHGAHRLSPVQEAASNFRKKLQHIQSCLEKHFEEAEKLLANHRPLVNWGEMITEEYFKPYNRYLFKECPFERIEQEESRERDRLSQQRRSLQDLMLDLQEAECQPNLDLLRDVKQLLQRSESVLSQRAKALIPELRVCPVSGMIEMLNRFRVDIRMEPTSASPCLIVAEDLKSVRAGQGWQLDSQPADDPDLPIVLAEQAFSSGRQYWEVDVTQLPQWMLGIHTPYLKRESGGSKKHCPSVFFLRCVKKEENYFLQSYPGSLNHRLKSPIPRVGLYLEYQTGTLAFYNVLQSSLIYQLPDISFVAPVTPMFSPGPPLPGTKPGAMTLCPVDSHLCACCYSSL